The following proteins come from a genomic window of Micromonospora zamorensis:
- a CDS encoding ABC transporter substrate-binding protein, whose amino-acid sequence MTDPETARHRRRPIVRLGAAAATLALVAPLAACGADDAGGPPTLNLYYPPEQNLQKVVDDCNAQAQGRYEIAYRVLPRQADDQRVQMVRRLAAEDSGMDLLGLDVTWTQEFASADWIREWTGQDKAEVEQGTLAGPLDTARYEDKLYAAPKNTNVQLLWYRKDLVPQPPTTWDQMISAAQQLKDQDKPYRVLTMGAQYEGLVVLYNTLAESAGGKILSDDGKQAVMDDGTVRALEQLKKFATSGVTSPSFSNATEDPVRLEFQSGSGAFQVNWPFVYPAMQEANPELAKQVGWARIPGIDEGTPSKVTIGGVNLAVSSYSKHPEMSFEAARCIRSAEHQKFSAINDGVPPTIEAVYDEPEMTEAYPMKDTILEELKDPATRPLTPAYQSISTVMSAILSPPSAINAQKTADELRGAIADALQSKGVLP is encoded by the coding sequence ATGACGGACCCCGAAACGGCTCGACACCGACGCCGGCCGATTGTTCGGCTGGGGGCGGCGGCTGCCACGCTGGCGCTGGTCGCACCGCTGGCCGCGTGCGGCGCCGACGACGCTGGTGGCCCACCGACGCTCAACCTGTACTACCCGCCGGAGCAGAACCTGCAGAAGGTCGTCGACGACTGCAACGCGCAGGCCCAGGGGCGCTACGAGATCGCCTACCGGGTGCTGCCCCGGCAGGCCGACGACCAGCGGGTGCAGATGGTGCGCCGGCTCGCCGCCGAGGACAGCGGCATGGACCTGCTCGGCCTGGACGTCACGTGGACCCAGGAGTTCGCCAGCGCCGACTGGATCCGCGAGTGGACCGGCCAGGACAAGGCCGAGGTCGAGCAGGGCACCCTCGCCGGGCCGTTGGACACCGCCCGCTACGAGGACAAGCTGTACGCGGCACCGAAGAACACCAACGTGCAGTTGCTCTGGTACCGCAAGGACCTCGTGCCGCAGCCGCCGACCACCTGGGACCAGATGATCAGCGCGGCCCAGCAGCTCAAGGACCAGGACAAGCCGTACCGGGTGCTCACCATGGGCGCCCAGTACGAGGGTCTGGTCGTCCTCTACAACACCCTGGCCGAGAGTGCCGGCGGAAAGATCCTCAGCGACGACGGTAAGCAGGCCGTGATGGACGACGGCACGGTGCGGGCGTTGGAGCAGTTGAAGAAGTTCGCCACGTCGGGCGTGACCTCGCCGTCGTTCAGCAACGCCACCGAGGACCCGGTCCGGTTGGAGTTCCAGTCCGGCTCGGGCGCGTTCCAGGTGAACTGGCCGTTCGTCTACCCGGCCATGCAGGAGGCCAACCCGGAGCTGGCAAAGCAGGTCGGCTGGGCGCGGATCCCCGGCATCGACGAGGGCACCCCCAGCAAGGTCACCATCGGTGGGGTCAACCTGGCGGTCAGCTCCTACTCCAAGCACCCGGAGATGTCCTTCGAGGCGGCGCGGTGCATCCGCAGCGCCGAGCACCAGAAGTTCTCCGCCATCAACGACGGTGTGCCCCCCACGATCGAAGCCGTCTACGACGAGCCGGAGATGACCGAGGCGTACCCGATGAAGGACACCATCCTGGAGGAGCTGAAGGACCCGGCCACCCGGCCGTTGACCCCCGCCTACCAGAGCATCTCCACAGTGATGTCGGCGATCCTGTCGCCGCCGTCGGCGATCA